One region of Diabrotica undecimpunctata isolate CICGRU chromosome 6, icDiaUnde3, whole genome shotgun sequence genomic DNA includes:
- the alph gene encoding protein phosphatase 1A — translation MGGFLDKPMTDKYQEDGEGNGIRYGVASMQGWRVEMEDAHMAKINLGEALKDWSYFAVFDGHAGWTVSVHCSEHLLETIMATEEFQDDVKKAIHKGFLELDSKMRSLPEMTSGEDKSGTTAVCAFVSPRNIYVANCGDSRAVLCRDKAPIFTTQDHKPVLPSERDRIVKAGGSVMIQRVNGSLAVSRALGDFDYKNVEGMGPCEQLVSPEPEIFVRERDDISDEFLVLACDGIWDVMSNEDLCAYIHHRLCITDNLKEVTSQVIDTCLYKGSRDNMSIVLILFPGAPTPTPEAVMAEKELDATIERHVKEFLEQGDKQFSEILHSLMSIHVEGLPPGGGWASKRTLVERIFQELCPEQAESISQSCDFSFNY, via the exons ATGGGAGGTTTTCTTGACAAACCTATGACAGATAAATATCAGGAAGATGGAGAAGGAAATGGAATTCGTTATGGGGTAGCGAGTATGCAAGGATGGCGTGTGGAAATGGAAGACGCTCACATGGCCAAAATTAATCTTGGAGAAGCCCTGAAGGATTGGTCGTATTTTGCAGTTTTCGATGGACATGCCGGATGGACCGTTTCCGTGCATTGTTCAGAACATTTGTTGGAAACAATTATGGCAACAGAAGAGTTTCAGGATGATGTTAAGAAGGCAATCCATAAGGGCTTTTTAG AACTGGACAGTAAAATGCGCAGCCTGCCCGAGATGACTTCTGGTGAAGACAAGAGTGGTACCACTGCAGTCTGTGCTTTTGTTTCGCCACGCAATATATATGTAGCTAATTGTGGTGACTCGCGCGCTGTAttatgtcgtgataaggccccaATATTCACGACTCAGGATCACAAACCTGTCTTACCCAGTGAAAGAGATCGCATTGTGAAGGCAGGAGGTTCTGTTATGATACAGAGAGTGAATGGTAGTTTGGCG GTGAGTCGAGCATTGGGCGATTTTGATTACAAAAATGTGGAAGGGATGGGTCCATGTGAACAACTCGTTTCACCGGAACCAGAAATATTTGTAAGGGAGAGGGACGATATATCGGACGAGTTCCTTGTTCTGGCTTGCGATGGTATTTGGGATGTAATGAGTAATGAGGATTTGTGCGCATATATACACCATCGTCTTTGCATTACGGATAATCTTAAAGAAGTTACCAGTCAAGTTATTGATACCTGTTTGTACAAG GGGAGTCGCGATAACATGAGTATCGTATTAATATTGTTTCCTGGTGCCCCCACACCAACTCCTGAAGCTGTGATGGCTGAAAAAGAACTAGATGCAACCATTGAAAGGCATGTCAAAG AGTTCTTAGAACAAGGTGATAAACAATTTAGTGAAATTCTTCATAGTCTTATGTCAATTCATGTTGAAGGATTGCCACCTGGAGGAGGGTGGGCTTCGaa